The Flavobacteriales bacterium genomic sequence TGCGGCAATAGCAACAACCAGTGGTATTCGTATGGAAGGTTTGATACTCAAGATTATTTAAGCTCAGAGACCCATATTTACTCATGGGGTTATGGACAAATTTAGTAATCGGAATCCAAATGCGAGTTTATCTCTGGTGATCGATTTCTTACTTTCGCAATATGGGTGAGATCGAACAAATACTGAAAAACCACAAACTGAGAATCACGGCCATTCGAAAGCGGACCCTCGAGATCTTGCGAAAAAGCGAAGCTGCCTTAGCTCAATCGGAACTGGAAGGCCGGCTCAGTGAGTTCGACAGGGTGACCATTTACCGCACCTTGACCTCCTTCGAAGAAAGCGGACTAGTCCACCGCATCGTGAATGAAAGCGGGGTAGGTAACTACGCCCTCTGTGTCGATGCCTGCGATTCCGATCACCATCACGACCATCACCTTCACTTAGAGTGTGATAATTGCGGAAAGGTATATTGCCTCGATGAGGTGGTGATCCCGGAAATAAAAATACCCGCGCACTATAAAGCACACGGGTTAAAGATTACCACTCATGGTTTATGTTCGTCCTGCCAAGAACGGGCAACAAATCAGTGAACTTGAAAATGCATTTCGGTGTGGGCGATGTTTTCGTCGATATCGATGCCTGAGACCTCGATCGTGAAGTCCATTTGCGATTCGCCTTCAAGCCAAGCTGCGTCGATGGTGATCGGTGAAAGCATCGACAGGTCGAACATCGTATTTCCCGAAAGCTCCACCTCTTCTTCATAGATCGGATCGTCGTGACCCGCTGCGTGGTCGTGTTCGCCTTCCGGGCCACCTTCGTAAATACGAACGATCAACTTTTCCAAACCGGTGTCGTCCATAGCTGTTCCGATGAACGAAATGACATCGCCAACTTCAAAGTCTGTACCGCCTACGGGAGAAGTAACACTGAACTGAGGAGCATCAGCACGGGTCACCCAAAAATCAACTTCCATGAAATCCGCGTTGTTCCCCTCGGCATCGGTACACTGTACCAGCGCGTGGTAAGGTCCGGCCGTGGCATTCGTATCAACGATAAACACTTCCTCGATCTCCGTATCCTTACCATCAAGGCTCACCACTCGTGTTTCGCTCCACCTGGCAGCTACTTTTCCATGGTCGTGCCCATCAAAAAGATCGTGGATATCGATCTTGGCTTGTCCTAGCTCAACGTCGTCGGTAAAATGAGCTTCAATGACCAATTCGCCTCCGGCCGCTACTTCCGCTGTAGCATGCGCGTCTGCAATGATCGGCGCGGTGGTGTCGTTGTCTTTGCACGATACTAGCGCCACAACGAAAAAGGCGGAGAGTAAGAGAGTAGATTTCTTCATTTCATCTATTTAAATGCAACATCGTTGCAAATATAGAAATTTAATCAAAACTTCACGTATCCCTGCACCACGAAATTGGCTCCGGGCTCCGGAATATTGAGGTAGCGATAGCGGCTAAGATGATTTAAATACTTGGAATTCAGAGCATTGCGAAGCTCGAGGCGCATTCCCCAAGTAGTACTATCTTTTTTCCATTCATTGCCTACGGCAAGATGCAGGAGTCCGTACCCCGGTGTCGTTCGTTCATTGCGGTCGACTTGATTCTGCGCGGCGGTGTAGCGATAGCGCACCTGCGTGCTCCAGTCCTCGGAACCCAAGAAGTGGATGTGCCACTCACTTTTCCAGCGTACCAAAGTGCTAAAAGGAGGCATAAAGGGTAGGGGCAGCTTTTCGTCGATATTAAAGCCAAAGACGTATTCGACCCCCAGGTCTACACTTTGTGTGGCACTCAACAGCCAGGTGGCTGCGAGTTCCGCACCGGTGTGAATGGCTTCGGCTTGCTCGTACCGGAACAGTTGTCCGGCCTCGGGCAATGTCGAGAATTCGGCGGTGGGCCTCAGGAAAAGGAAATTCGTGAAGTAGTTGATGTACGGACTCAATTGCAAACTCCAGCGCCTATCGGTCCAAGTGACCTCGGTATTGAACTGATAACCGATCTCTGCGTCGTTTTCGGGGTTTCCGACCTCGTACCGAAACGTACCGTGGTGTACTCCATTGACCGACAGTTCAGCGATGTTGGGCAAGCGGTACGAGCGCGCGATATTGACCTTTGTGGTGAGGCGGTCGTTCCAGTGACACATCCAGCCGAAGGCTGCGCTCACATTCGGAAAGGTACGGGTGGTGTCGATGGCCCTGAGGTTCGAGTCGACCACCGCGATGTCGTCGCCAAGGTAGTCGTAAATGGGCTGGTAGTGGCCTTCGATATCGTAGTGCCCAACGTCGATGCGTACCCCGGCATTGAACTCGTGCCGCGCCGTGCTCCACTCATCTATGAAGTAGGCACCTGCGAGTGCGCGCTGGTAATCCGGGATCAGGAATTCAAAGCCTTGCCGTTGGTTTTGTTGTGCTTCGGCCTGAACGCCCCATTGACGTTTGTGATTCCCTCGATATTGAAATGCTCGGGCATTCAGTGTGGCAGTGGTAAGGTCGAGCCCCAATGCCAGAGTGTTCGAGGTGTCGGGGGAAATTCCATGGAGGTGCGGGAAACTGAGCTCTTGGCGCCGATTTTGCTGGAGTCCGAGGTCCGTGATCCACTGCCACGACTCGCCGTGGTAGTGATGGTGGAAACTCACGCGACCGTGCGAAATATCTTGATAGGGGAGGTCGATATTGCGTCGTTCGCCGTCGTCTTGGAGTTTATAAGATCGAGGTATCCCGATCGCTCCCGGGAATATGCCAACGGCCTGATCGAACCAGCTGACCCGCGCCGAAAAGTCGTGGTCTCCGCTTGAGTAACCTCCGTCGAGCTGGGCGCTCCATTGCGCTCCGGCCGTATTCTTGAGTTGTTCGTTCTCGATCTCGAGGAGGTAGGAGTTGTAAACGAAAGATTCGGTCGGAACCCGATAATCGCCGAATTGCTGCCCCGAAAGGCGTCCTTTTGCCCACGCGTTTTCGCTGCGCCACGTCGATTGTGCCGTGGCTCCGACGCTTTGATTCACGCTCTGATAAAGGGTCGTGGCCTCACCGCTCCATTTTTGATCCGCAAGGGTGGCCGGGCGTAAATTCACTACTCCGCCCGTGGCATCCGAACCATAGGCCAGGGCCTGAGCGCCCTTTACCACTTCAACTTGTTCTACGCTAAAAGGATCCACCTCGAGCCCGTGGTCCATACCCCATTGTTGCCCCTCTTGCTTGATGCCGTTTACGTTCACCTGAACGCGTGAGCCCAGGAGACCGCGAATGACCGGTTTGCCGATTCCCACCCCCGTGTTCATGGACTGTACACCGGGTAAGTCGAGTAGGGTGGTCGAAAGCGAATTCGTCCATTGCTCGCGCAAATCGTCGCGATCGGCGAGGAGCACGGTAGAGCTGCTGCTCGTGGTCGGACTCTTTCGCTCGATGGAGACGGTAACTTCGTCGATGAAGTAGTTCTGAGGAATCATTTCGACCACCAGCGCATCGGAACCCGGCTCAACATCGCTGTGGTAATGTACATAGCCCATAGCCTGCACGTGTAGGTGTCCAACTGCATGACCCTCCTCAACGGTCAGGCTAAAATATCCGGCACTATCGGTCGTGGTTCGCTCGTGATCGTGGCCGAACTGAATGAGTGCAAATGGAACCCCTCGGCGGGTTTGCTTATCGATGGCCCGACCCTCGACGGTGACTTGAGCCACTGCCGGAATACTCATGCCGATGAGTGCGATCCAAATGCCGATAAGTCGTTTCAAATCATTTTTTCCTGAATGCGCGCGATCGCTTCGGCAGGAGTAGCTTCTGATTGCTCCCCGGTACGCATGTCCTTAAGGGCCATGCGTCCACGTTCGATCTCGCGGCTACCCAAGACCGCCACAAAGGGAATTCCTTTACGGTCGGCGTAGCTCATTTGCTTTTTCATTTTGGCCGACTCCGGATACACTTCACAGCGTATGCCCTGTGCGCGCATTTCCTGAGCCCACCGAAGACACTGAACAACTTCGTCGTCACCAAAGTTCACGAAAAGTAGGTCCGTGTTGTGCGCCACGGTATCCGGAAAACGATCGAGCTCTTCCAGAACGAGGTATATTCGATCAAGTCCGAAACTGATCCCAACCCCGGGCATCTCCTTACCGCCAAAAACGCTGGTGAGGTCATCGTATCGCCCGCCACCGCCTATGGAGCCGAGCTCCACTTCTTTTGAAACCACTTCGAAGATCGGCCCCGTATAATAGTTGAGTCCCCGAGCCAACGTCACATCCCACCGCAAGGTGGCGCGCCGCAAACCGAGGTTGACCGCAGTGTCGAACAAGAAACGCATTTCTTTCAGGGCCTCGCGGCCCGACGAGTATGTTCCGAGCATGGTTTCGAGTATGTCGAACTGGGCGGCGAACTCTCGGGGCATATCGAACAAGGGTGCGAGTCGTTGGATGGCCTCCTCAGAAATGCCGCGTTCGCGCCATTCGTTTTCGACCCCATCGCGACCGATCTTGTCGAGTTTGTCGAGCGCTACGGTTAAGTCGACCACCTTATCGGGCGATTCGATCAGCTCGGAAAGGGCCGTGAGCAACCCGCGGTGATTAATGCGAATCTCGACCTCGAGCCCAAAGCGGTCAAAGACCTCGTCGTAAATATGAATGAAATCGAGCTCCTGAAGCAGGCTCTTGGAACCCACTACATCGGCGTCACACTGATAAAATTCCTGGTAACGACCCTTTTGAGGTCGGTCGGCTCGCCAAACGGGCTGAATCTGATAGCGCTTAAAGGGCAAGGAGAATTCACTTTGGTGCATGACCACGTACCGCGCAAAGGGAACGGTAAGGTCGTACCGAAGGCCTCTTTTCGAAATTTCTTCAGTAACTTTATGTAAGTCGGTGTCGGTCACCGATTCATCGGAATCCCTGAACCTGCTGAGGTAATCACCGTTGTTCAGGATCTTGAAGATGAGCCGGTCGCCCTCATCGCCGTACTTACCCAATAGGGTAGTGAGATTTTCGAAACTAGGAGTTTCGATGGGCTGAAAACCATACGATTCAAAAACAGAGCGAATATGCTCCATGATGAAATGACGGCGTTGAATCTCAACGGGTCCAAAATCTCGAGTACCTTTGGGTATGAAAGGCTTTGCGGGCATGAAATGAATTTTGGCAAATATCGGAATTCCATAGAGCTTTACGTTGCAGAAATCCAGTGAGAAAAAATGCAAATGTGAGAATAAGTCTTAAAAATAGAGATTTATCCGTTGTTAGCCGCAAACCCTGAACGCCAGGCTTATCCCGATAGCTCTCGCTGCTCCTCTACCCTTGTGATGCTACTTGGGTGCNNNNNNNNNNNNNNNNNNNNNNNNNNNNNNNNNNNNNNNNNNNNNNCGATCGCTTGACTGATACTGCGCATCAGGCCGTAGGCCTAAGCAATTCGGAGCTACTTGAGTGAGCAACTTTTGTTTGGCACCGGTTTAACCCGATGAATAATAATTATTGGGCAGCGGCTAACAATGCGCAAACGCTACTTCGGCGGCATCGCGGTTTTTAGGAAAATCCTTCAAGGCATAGGGTCACGTCCATTTCGCTCGTTTTGAAGAAATCTTGTTTTCAAGGACTTCCGAGTTGGTTCTTAGTAGTTCTCTTGAAATCTGATTGCCTGAGTCAGACGCAAACTTTAAATCGGGTTCAGCTTCCTGATGTCTTTTTCGTCTCATTAGTACTCGTCCCCTTGTCAGCTTATACCCTGCATTGTTTGGGTTTAACTCAATTGCCTTGTCAAAATATAATACTGCCTTTTTGTACTTCTTAAATCGTTTGAAACAAAGGCCGGTGTTGTATTGAACTTTATCGTTGTTAGGAAATTTGTCAACTATTCTCTTGTGCAGCCGAAGTGCCTTCCAGTGATTCTGGGTTCTTAAATAACTATAAGCAAGGTTTGCAGTAATCTCATTCTTTTTGTAATCGTCTTTTAAGGCTTTCTTATAGTCTGGAATCGCACTGCGGTGCAATTCCCTTAACGCATAACAAGTTCCCCGCAGATAATATGTTATTCCTAATTTTTTGTCTAAGATTATTGCTTTGGTACATTCTTCTCGGGTTTCGTCAATATCCCACAAACTGAAATACAAAACCGCTTTTACGAAATGATATGCAAACGCGATTGAAGTTTCTTCTCTTTGGTCTTCAGGAATACTATCTAAATACTCGATTGTCTTTTCAGCATCAATTTCTTTAAAATCAATCGCGAGCTCAATTAGTTTGCCTATTTGAAAGCCATCAAAGTTTGAGTTGAATGTCGCTATTTGCTCTTTCGCCTTTTCTAAGTCTCTCTGATTCCAATAGTCTAAAGTTCTCTCTAGCAGTTGTTTCAGATAATCAGGGTAATATTCCTTAAGTGGATTTAGAAATGGAGAGTCCTTTAAAAAGTCTCTTAGGTTTAGTCGTTTGAATAGTCCTTCGTCCATTTCTTTTTAATAGCAGCTAACGGTCTCGTGCAAGGACAGGCGCCTTGCGGATTATGTCACAAGATAGTAAAGCTCAATAGTTTTGACAAGGGCGCAACAGAAGGATAATAAAGGCACTTGGCTTTGCCCGTTGTTATGTGCATGCCCGAAAANNNNNNNNNNNNNNNNNNNNNNNNNNNNNNNNNNNNNNNNNNNNNNNNNNNNNNNNNNNNNNNNNNNNNNNNNNNNNNNNNNNNNNNNNNNNNNNNNNNNNNNNNNNNNNNNNNNNNNNNNNNNNNNNNNNNNNNNNNNNNNNNTTAAACAACCAAAATCACAAGGGTTGAGGAGAAGCGACAGCTATCGGGATAAGCCTGACCTTCTGGGTTGCAGCTAACGTCAAGGCTATGCGTAGTGCGGGGTTAGAAAGCACTTCACTATCCGCTTACCGATATGTTTATTAATATTCCTTTACTTTCAATTTTGTACTGAAACCCGCATTACGTATAGCTTTTGTTGGGCGTATGTGCTTTTTTTTGAGATTTATGTAATCACTGTTTTTCGTTGTGTATTATTATTTCTCTATAGCCTTTGAAATTTCTCTTCTCAGTTTTTGCTGTAGCAATTTCATTTACTATTACCCCGTCAATGTTCAAAGTGTCCAACCAATTAAAGCCTGGATTTTGCTCAATAAAATGTGATAATAAAATTGTTGACCGAGCAGTTGACATATTTATTACTCTAAATTCGTTTATTTCATCTTTTGAAAGGTGTAATGGCAGCGTTCCGCAAAACACATCATTATCGTCTTTTGAGTATGGGAAGCTTAAAAGTTCAAATGATTTCGGGTTTGCGTTAACTATTTCGTGCCAATCTAAAAACACTTTTTTGTCATCTTTTGAGTAACCGTTATCTGTAAGAACTGAAAAAGTTTTAGGATTTGAATTTTTTATCTTCTGGGTCCTATAGTATACATAGTTTTTGTCAACAGCGTAATTTTTATTTTTCAATACTTTGAATGTTTTTAAGTCTGCTGATTTAACATTTGCAACTCTTTTTCCGACTGCCTCATCATAAGAAATCCAAACCCATTGATCATTTTCTTTTTTGTACCCTTCTTGGCAGGAAGTTAATAATGATAAAGACAATAAAATGAATGTAAGTTTTGTGATGATATTATTTGAGCAACTCTGTTTCATAATCATTATTTTGTTGGAAATCTTTGAATTACTGCTCCCATCATATGATTTTGTACTCGCTGATAAGTTCTATATGCATCATCTATAGTTAATAGCGGTACTTGAGGGACGTATGTTGCAGGTAGTGTAGTTATATTCCCTTCTGCTTTTAGTCCAGCCATAGATTGATAATGACTTACTGCCTCACCTTGAACAACGTAAGCTGATATATTAGCCGTTTTGTTAAGGTCTAATCTTTCTTTTGTAGTATTGGAAAGCCCTGCCGCATTAAAAGTAACGGCTTTCCCTCCAACTTTAAGTGCATTAGCACTTGCTAACCCACCGCCTAACGAATGTCCGGTAAAAGAAACACCATTGTATTGGTCTGCATACTGTTTAGCATAATCTACAGATTGATCATATTGAGGGGAATTGCCAAATACTTGTTGAGCATTATTCTGCCAATCTTTTAATGAAGTAGGGTTTGTTCCTTGTGTGGCATATATGTATTCAGTTTTCCCATTAAAAGTTCCTTGATATAAAGCACCCCTGTAACCTGTTTCATCATCATTATCAACTCTAACAACTTCCCATCCGTTATTAGTAGTCATACCAGCTTCTAAGCCTTCGGTATAAACATGGTCAGCAATAGGAACATAAACATCGTCAGGACACTCTGGACATCTACCATCTGGCTGAATAAGGGCTTTTATCTACTTGGTTTGGATGGTCTGCCAAAGGATCCACACTCAGCCAAACACTCAAGTTTGAATTATAATACCGTGCCCCGTAGTAGTGATACCCCGTCTCTGGATCCACTTCTTTAGCGTTGAAGTGATAAGGGGAGTCATAGTTATCGTTTCCTGCGTGTTGCGCCATTATTTCTTTAAAAGAAGGGAAATGAGTGTGTGAAGCTTTCAACGAACGAGTGCAACCGGTGTTTGGTTGTGAACAAATTTATTGCTTCCAGCTTAAAAACGGAAACTGGCCAAGAAAAAAAAGGAACCTATGTCTATCAACGAAGTGGAGTAATTTAGTTTACGTGATTAATCTAGAAAGGTAATATTGGCGTACATTTTTTTCTCTTTAATCTTCTGTTTTGATTATTGATACTGAATCTATAAAAACTCCAGCAAGGGTTCCTAACTCTTTATTCATCTTTCTTTCAAGTACCTTATAATCACGATTGGTATACGTTGCCGTAAAAAGGCCAAGATGGATAAATGACTCTCCTCCCTTGGATACATAACTTTCATTTACTATTTGCCATTCACCTTGAGCGATATTCGATAAGTCGAAGTCTATAATGTTCTTTTTATTCCCAGCTATGCAGTCATACTTTCTAATTGAACGCGTTCTCGGAAATTTTTCATTGGAAAAGTAAATGCTAAATTTCTTCAAATCAACCGGTTCGTCGTTTATTTTTCCGATTTTGAAAAAGACTTCGAGTTTTTCACCTGCATCAAGTTCTCGAGGCAGCCTAATTGATAGGTACTCAATTAAACCTCTGCTCCTGGTTGAAAACAAAACCAGTCCGACGCATCCACTTGTTAAATTCGGAATCCGCTTAGAACCTTGATAGAATCCATTAGTTGAGTCTAATTCATCGAACAAGCATGGGTGAAAATAATCAGGGCTTCCCGAGACAGGAATATACCAACGAGATAACAACTCCCATTGCCCTAAATTAGTGGGACAGCTAAGAAATGAATCGAAATTTTCTTCAAACAGCACTTTATCCCTGTTTTGTCCAAACAAACAATGAATTGATACAGTTATTACAAATATTAAAAAAAAGGGGTTCATGGATCAATAATACCTTTTCTTACAAGTTCTTCCCGCCTTGCAGGAGTAGCTTGCAATATTAAATTAGCCTTACCAGATATCATTGAGGGTGCCAAAACACTAATTTCAATTAATAAGTTGGTATTTTGACCATCAATTGGGGATGTATAATCCGAGTTCCGTCCATTCATTATAACCCTTGATCTTATCAAGAATCCTTCATTCCTTCTAGGAATTAGAAAACGATTTGCTCGAAAATTTTGCGTTTGAACATTTCTTATTAACCGACCATCATTGGAAAAATTATCAACTTCTTTATATTTTCCAAAGAGGTTTTTTCTAAGAATTGAAACGTTCATTAATTTTGTACCATAAGACTCCATATTAATTTCGAAATTCAACTCCTTAACTTTGGTTGGAAAATCAGCAGGGTTGTATAACATAGAACTTTCAATTTCAGCTGATTCTTTTTCACGGTTATAGGTCTCTGGTTGCACTGAAATCTGCTGCGATCCTGAAAACTCCTCTTTGGGCGGAGTGACTTTATCTCTTCTTCCAAAATTAAAGGCGTTTGAAATAAAATCTCCAATTTTTCTAATAGCATTACTCAGCTTTCCTGACGGATTATCAAGCATTCCATCCGGATCTACCCTTCCAATAGGATTATTCTGAACAAAATTGTACGGAGTAAGCCAGCTGCGCTCGGAGGCCAACGGATCCACACTCAACCACAAACTCAAATTCGAACTGTAGTAACTCGTACCATAGTGGTATCCAGTCTCTGGGTCAAGCTCTTTGATATTAACTCAATTATCATGAATAAATACTTTCAGAAATCCTTAAATATATTTCTTCGATAAATCCTTCGAAATTTTTTCCGTTGAATGAAATCGAGGTTTAATATGATACTTTCTCTTATCGCGAGAAAATACTCTTTTTGGACATTATAATATCTCTTCGAAAAAATTTCGTCCCGAGTACCCAAGTACTTGATTGACCAATGATATCCTCCTAGTGCCATATTTGGCGAACCTTTTGGTAGATTCAGCGTACTATCAATAGCCATTACTATTTTTGAGTATTCCCTTGGACTAATCTTCTTCTTTGTAATAAGCTGAATATCATATGCGCTAATATCGGCTTGATATTCTCCTTCATCATCAACTTCGAGGGAGTAGATTTCGATTTGGCTATAACTGATTATATACCGAAAACTTTTGGAAGTTCCATCTACGTTTTCGGAAACAACATAGATGTTTGGAGGTTGGGCGTTTCCCCTGCCCGGGAAAAACGAAAAAAAAGTAAATAGAAATGCTGCTATATATCTCATGGCACTAAAATTTGTTCCCAAGAAGGGATATTAACACCTCCACCCATTCAATACCCTTACCATTAATTCTTGGTGGGAGAGGCGAGACGCGCCTCTTATGTGGTGGTCAAAAATGTTACCAGCCCTATAACCCTCATATTCATCATTGTAGTCCACAAATGCCTTCTCTCCATTAACCCAAGACCATTCAATGCCAAAGCCTGCTCCATGTCTCGCTTCATGAACAAGAGTCCCCAATCGCCCTCTTGCATGTTT encodes the following:
- a CDS encoding tetratricopeptide repeat protein — protein: MDEGLFKRLNLRDFLKDSPFLNPLKEYYPDYLKQLLERTLDYWNQRDLEKAKEQIATFNSNFDGFQIGKLIELAIDFKEIDAEKTIEYLDSIPEDQREETSIAFAYHFVKAVLYFSLWDIDETREECTKAIILDKKLGITYYLRGTCYALRELHRSAIPDYKKALKDDYKKNEITANLAYSYLRTQNHWKALRLHKRIVDKFPNNDKVQYNTGLCFKRFKKYKKAVLYFDKAIELNPNNAGYKLTRGRVLMRRKRHQEAEPDLKFASDSGNQISRELLRTNSEVLENKISSKRAKWT
- a CDS encoding DUF2974 domain-containing protein, which produces MTTNNGWEVVRVDNDDETGYRGALYQGTFNGKTEYIYATQGTNPTSLKDWQNNAQQVFGNSPQYDQSVDYAKQYADQYNGVSFTGHSLGGGLASANALKVGGKAVTFNAAGLSNTTKERLDLNKTANISAYVVQGEAVSHYQSMAGLKAEGNITTLPATYVPQVPLLTIDDAYRTYQRVQNHMMGAVIQRFPTK
- a CDS encoding transcriptional repressor, producing MGEIEQILKNHKLRITAIRKRTLEILRKSEAALAQSELEGRLSEFDRVTIYRTLTSFEESGLVHRIVNESGVGNYALCVDACDSDHHHDHHLHLECDNCGKVYCLDEVVIPEIKIPAHYKAHGLKITTHGLCSSCQERATNQ
- a CDS encoding TonB-dependent receptor; translation: MKRLIGIWIALIGMSIPAVAQVTVEGRAIDKQTRRGVPFALIQFGHDHERTTTDSAGYFSLTVEEGHAVGHLHVQAMGYVHYHSDVEPGSDALVVEMIPQNYFIDEVTVSIERKSPTTSSSSTVLLADRDDLREQWTNSLSTTLLDLPGVQSMNTGVGIGKPVIRGLLGSRVQVNVNGIKQEGQQWGMDHGLEVDPFSVEQVEVVKGAQALAYGSDATGGVVNLRPATLADQKWSGEATTLYQSVNQSVGATAQSTWRSENAWAKGRLSGQQFGDYRVPTESFVYNSYLLEIENEQLKNTAGAQWSAQLDGGYSSGDHDFSARVSWFDQAVGIFPGAIGIPRSYKLQDDGERRNIDLPYQDISHGRVSFHHHYHGESWQWITDLGLQQNRRQELSFPHLHGISPDTSNTLALGLDLTTATLNARAFQYRGNHKRQWGVQAEAQQNQRQGFEFLIPDYQRALAGAYFIDEWSTARHEFNAGVRIDVGHYDIEGHYQPIYDYLGDDIAVVDSNLRAIDTTRTFPNVSAAFGWMCHWNDRLTTKVNIARSYRLPNIAELSVNGVHHGTFRYEVGNPENDAEIGYQFNTEVTWTDRRWSLQLSPYINYFTNFLFLRPTAEFSTLPEAGQLFRYEQAEAIHTGAELAATWLLSATQSVDLGVEYVFGFNIDEKLPLPFMPPFSTLVRWKSEWHIHFLGSEDWSTQVRYRYTAAQNQVDRNERTTPGYGLLHLAVGNEWKKDSTTWGMRLELRNALNSKYLNHLSRYRYLNIPEPGANFVVQGYVKF
- a CDS encoding DUF4625 domain-containing protein, translating into MKKSTLLLSAFFVVALVSCKDNDTTAPIIADAHATAEVAAGGELVIEAHFTDDVELGQAKIDIHDLFDGHDHGKVAARWSETRVVSLDGKDTEIEEVFIVDTNATAGPYHALVQCTDAEGNNADFMEVDFWVTRADAPQFSVTSPVGGTDFEVGDVISFIGTAMDDTGLEKLIVRIYEGGPEGEHDHAAGHDDPIYEEEVELSGNTMFDLSMLSPITIDAAWLEGESQMDFTIEVSGIDIDENIAHTEMHFQVH
- a CDS encoding DKNYY domain-containing protein, whose protein sequence is MKQSCSNNIITKLTFILLSLSLLTSCQEGYKKENDQWVWISYDEAVGKRVANVKSADLKTFKVLKNKNYAVDKNYVYYRTQKIKNSNPKTFSVLTDNGYSKDDKKVFLDWHEIVNANPKSFELLSFPYSKDDNDVFCGTLPLHLSKDEINEFRVINMSTARSTILLSHFIEQNPGFNWLDTLNIDGVIVNEIATAKTEKRNFKGYREIIIHNEKQ
- a CDS encoding histidine--tRNA ligase, with the translated sequence MPAKPFIPKGTRDFGPVEIQRRHFIMEHIRSVFESYGFQPIETPSFENLTTLLGKYGDEGDRLIFKILNNGDYLSRFRDSDESVTDTDLHKVTEEISKRGLRYDLTVPFARYVVMHQSEFSLPFKRYQIQPVWRADRPQKGRYQEFYQCDADVVGSKSLLQELDFIHIYDEVFDRFGLEVEIRINHRGLLTALSELIESPDKVVDLTVALDKLDKIGRDGVENEWRERGISEEAIQRLAPLFDMPREFAAQFDILETMLGTYSSGREALKEMRFLFDTAVNLGLRRATLRWDVTLARGLNYYTGPIFEVVSKEVELGSIGGGGRYDDLTSVFGGKEMPGVGISFGLDRIYLVLEELDRFPDTVAHNTDLLFVNFGDDEVVQCLRWAQEMRAQGIRCEVYPESAKMKKQMSYADRKGIPFVAVLGSREIERGRMALKDMRTGEQSEATPAEAIARIQEKMI